The DNA region CCAAAGCATCGATGTCCATATCTTCCTCCTGGATTCATTTACTATGCGCTCCGATGATTCCGGTTTAGCCGCACTTTGGCGGAACAAGCATCATGCAGGGCATTAATTCTTACTTTGACATGAGAAAAAGAGCTTGTCAAGGCGGCGGAAATCACTCCAGAACGCCAATGGCAAGCCCCTTTAGTTTATAGAAATGGTTTAAAAAGTCCGCTTTGACGACAGCCCCTTATAAACACGCGCTAACATATATAAGAAAATAACGATTTCCGTATGTTGTACGTATTGTCATTCCAAAGGAATGAACAAAATATCCCCCGCCTTAATCTCGCTAGAGTTCAACCCGTTGACGCGAATCAACTTCTTGATGTAGACGCGCGTGTCCGATCCTTGCGGCTTATGTTCAACCGCGATTTCCCACAATGTATCCCCGGGCAGAACAACGACTTGCTCAAGCTCCCGCTCCGGACGGCCGGAATCGGAGGAGGCGGCAAATGCCGTTACCACGCCCGTACAAGTAAGGCTCAGCACCAGAAGAAAAACGGCAACCTTGGCGAGGCTGTGACGAAACATCGAAATATGTAGTCTTCTCTTTGCGGGACGAGTAAAAGAAGGTTGGTCATAGATGCTTCTATAGGTAGTGTATCTTGGCATAAATTCATCACTCCAAACAAGCGTTCTTATTAATGCCATTACTATAACACGAACATTTGTTTGATTCAACACTTTTTTCGAACAATTGTTCCCTTTTTTCTTTAGTGCGAGTTTAAAAAGTCAGTTATTCAGCACCGAGAAAGTTGGTTGAAGCCGTGGACGTTAGGAGCTTAGCGTTCGTTTTGGGTACGTGAACACCTGAATGCTTCCTTAGGAACATGCTTCGGAAGCATATGCTAGAGCCCGGCTGAATTCAAGATTCGACGTCGAAACCGCTTCATAATCCGCTTCGTGATCAAAAGATTACTTTTTGATTTCTTTTTAAAGTTTACTTTTAGAACTAATGTTTGTGCGAACGGAAGTTCTGTGTTATAATTTTTCCAAACGTTACTAAATGGGGTTGATCCGATATGTCAAAGATATCCAGCCGGCAACAGGCCATTCTGGAATTTATCCGCAATGAAGTTCGCGCCAAGGGATACCCTCCCTCTGTCCGGGAGATTGGGGAAGCTGTAGGACTTGCCTCCAGCTCTACGGTTCACGGCCATTTGGACCGGTTGGAGAAGAAGGGGCTGATCCGCCGCGATCCGACCAAGCCGCGTGCCATCGAGCTGTTGAATCAGGAAGAATCCGAGAGTTTCAATAACTTCGCTCAAACCGTCGCACGCGTTCCCGTCGTGGGCAAAGTCACGGCCGGTGTTCCGATTACCGCCACGGAGAACATCGAAGATTACTTTCCGCTGCCGGATCATTACACAAGAGACGGAGAAATCTTCATGCTCTCCGTAGTTGGGGACAGCATGATCGAAGCCGGCATACATAATGGAGATTACGTGATTGTCCGCCAGCAGCAGACAGCGAACAACGGGGATATCGTGGTTGCGATGACCGAAGACGACGAGGCGACGGTCAAAACCTTTTACAAGGAGAAGGACCATATTCGTCTGCAGCCGGAAAATCCGACCATGGAGCCGCTGCGTCTGAAGCACGTGACCATCCTCGGTAAAGTGGTGGGCTTGTTCCGGGATCTGAACTGATTCATTTTACGGCAATGAAAAAAGGACGAAGCAGAACAGTCTGCAGCGTCCTTTTTTCCACTTGAAATTTTCATCGGAAAAGGGATGATGCACCCCTCCGTCCGCTAGTCCCAATCCAAATCCGGGAAATAAGGCATCGTTCCGTAGCCGGATTTTCCCCGTCTGCCTCGCATTCCCCATCCAAACCCGAATCCCGCCCGTTCGGAAACCCACCACTGTTTCAAACGATACCGGCGCCGCTGATATCTTTTGAGTGCGGTAACCATTTCATTCAACCTCCTTATATCTATAAGGTATCCAATCGCTGAATAAAAAACGGCATAATTACAGTTTCCAAAATATTCTAGTCCAATAAACGGACTCGCCAGGCCGGTTGATGGAAAAAGTATGAACTGCATAAGATTATTTTTTATCTTAACCCGTTGCGCTGAGCCTTCCAGTGTGATGGTACTTGGATCGAAGGAGGATCTCCGGTCCGGCTCTAACAACATAAGGACAAAAAACGTCGTTATTCCGGCGAAGTCCGTCAATTTGAGAGAAAGAGAGACAATTTATGCCGCTATTTTCCCCCGCCCTCGAGAAAATGCTGCATTCCGGACGGTTCACAGGTCAATAAGAACAAAAAATGCCGCTAATGGGGATAAATATGCCTGGGTCCGGATGATAAGTACATAAAGTGCCGCTATTTTGAAGGTCAACGGTGTATCGTTCCACCCGACGGTTAGCCGTACCATCCAACAGGTTGGTCATTCTACTCGACAGGTCAGCCGTTCCACCCGACAGGTTAGCCGTTCATCCGGCGCAAAGTCGTTCCAGCAGCAGGCTGTTAAGCGTCGATATCCTAGGCTGAGCCCATTATTGCCCGCAAAAAACAAAAATCCCCTGAGGCCAACGGCCCCAAGGGATTCCTCAATTAATACAGCGTCATGTACTGATCGCGTTCCCACGGATGTACTTGCGTGCGGAAAATATCCCATTCGATTTCCTTCAACTCGTAGAAATGGGTCAAGGCGTGATCGCCAAGCGCCTCGGAAATGATTTCGCTGCGGAGCAGCTCGCCAAGCGCTTCCTTCAGATCGGCCGGCAGGCTTGGAATGCCTTCTTCGACGCGCTCTTCCTCGGACATCACATAGATATTGCGATCGACCGGTTCCACCAGCGGAAGCTCCTTCTTGATGCCATCCAGGCCCGCTTTGAGCATCACGGCAAGCGCCAGGTAAGGATTGGCCGCCGGGTCAGGGTTCCGCACCTCGACCCGGGTGCTGAGGCCGCGGGAAGCCGGAATCCGGATCATCGGGCTGCGGTTGCTGGAAGACCAGGCCACATAACACGGCGCTTCATAACCCGGAACAAGGCGTTTGTATGAGTTGACCGTCGGGTTCGTGATCGCCGCGAACGCGCGGGCGTGCTTCAGAATGCCGGCCATGTAATGACGGGCTTCCTTGCTCAGGCCAAGCGGATCGCTTTCCTCATAAAACGCGTTCGTATCCCCTCTAAACAGCGATTGGTGGCAGTGCATCCCCGAGCCGTTGACGCCGAACAGCGGCTTCGGCATAAACGTGGCATGCAGGCCGTGCTGACGCGCGATCGTTTTGACGACCAGTTTGAACGTCTGAATCTGGTCGGCCGCTTTGACCGCATCCGCATATTTGAAGTCGATTTCGTGCTGGCCTGGAGCCACTTCATGGTGAGAAGCTTCGATCTCAAAGCCCATCTCTTCCAGCGTCAGCACGATTTCGCGGCGGCAGTTCTCGCCAAGGTCCGTCGGCGCCAGGTCGAAGTAGCCGCCTTGGTCATTGAGTTCCGTCGTCGGATTGCCTTTGTCATCGGTTTTGAACAGGAAAAATTCCGGTTCCGGACCAACGTTCATCGAGGTGTAGCCCATTTCCTCCGCTTCCTTCAGCACGCGCTTCAAAATGGCCCGCGGATCTCCGGCAAACGGCGTGCCATCCGGCATATACACGTCGCAAATCAGGCGGGCAACGCGATCTTCAGTCACCCAAGGGAAAACCACCCAGGTATCCAGATCCGGGTAGAGGTACATGTCAGATTCTTCGATACGAACGTAACCTTCGATGGAAGAGCCGTCAAACATCATCTTGTTGTCGAGCGCTTTTTCCAACTGGCTGACCGGAATTTCCACGTTTTTGATCGTACCGAGCAAGTCGGTAAACTGCAGGCGGATAAAACGTACATTTTCCTCTTTGGCAATGCGCAAAATATCTTCTTTGGTGTAACTCATGAATTACCTCTCCCAACATTTAGATTATTTTTTGAAAAAGCGGGACAGCTCGCCTTGGATCAGGGAAACCTGATTCGGCTTGCTCCCGGTGACCAACTGCTGCTTCAGCATGCGGTAAAGCTGAGAATCGGTCATTTCTTTCCGCTTCTCTTCCGTGTCCTTCGTGATCACCGTCGCCTCCTGGGATTCACGTGACATCGGATTCATCACCTGCTTGATGCCGGCGATATTAACGCCTTTATCAATGAGACCTTTAATCTCCAGCAGCCGCTCGACATCATTAAAAGAGAACATACGCTGGTTTCCCGAAGTGCGCGCAGGCACAATCAACTCATGCTGTTCATAATATCTGATTTGTCTTGCCGTCAAATCCGTGAGCTTCATTACGATACCGATAGGAAATAAGGCCATATTTCTGCGAATTTCGTCACTCATCGCTCTCAACCTTCCAGTTATATAATCTCTTGACCTTATCATATGTGAGTTATCCTAACATGTCAATAGATATGTTAGGATAACTCACAACAAGTTGCGGTCTTTCATCGTCTGGAGGGCGGTAAGCAACCCGAATTTCACGTGAGAATAAGTTAATCCGCCCTGCATGTATGCGATATAAGGGGCGCGTATCGGCGCGTCGGCGGACAATTCCAGGCTTCCTCCCTGAATGAAGGTGCCGGCGGCCATAATCACGGGATGCTCGTAGCCCGGCATATCCCAAGGCTCCGGCACGACATGACCGTCCACCGCGGCCGCCTTTTGAATGCCTTGCACGAAAGCGATCAATTGCTCCGGACCGCTGAAGGAAATCGCCTGGATCAAATCCGTCCGCCGCTCGTTCCACCCCGGCCGGCTTTCGAAGCCGGCCCGCTCGAATACCGCCGCCGCCAGGACGCTGCCTTTGACCGCTTGTCCCACGATGGTCGGCGCCAGGAACAGCCCCTGGTATATGCCGCGGGTCGTCCCCAGCATCGCCCCGACTTCCCCGCCGATTCCCGGCGCCGTCAGACGATAGGATGCGAGCTTCACGAGGTCTTCGCGCCCGCAGATATATCCCCCGGTTTCAGCCAGGCCGCCGCCGGGATTTTTGATCAAAGAGCCGGCGATCAGATCGGCGCCGACCGAGGTCGGCTCCCGTTCTTCGGTAAATTCGCCGTAGCAATTGTCGACGAACACGATCGCCTCCGGTTTGAGCGCTTTAACCTCGCGCACCATCTCCCCGATTTGTTCGACGGTAAAGGAATCGCGCCAATCGTATCCCCGCGAACGCTGGATGCCGATCACCCTCGTCCTATCGGTAATTTTCCCTCTCACCGCCTTCCAATCGATTGTGCCGTCGGCAGTTAGCTCCGCCTCGTTATAGGCGATTCCGAAGTCCTGCAGCGAGCCGCTGCCGTCTCCCGGCTTACCTATCACTTTATGTAGTGTATCATAAGGACGGCCCGTGATATAGAGCAGTTCGTCCCCGGGACGTAAGACACCGAACAATGCCGTTGCGATCGTATGCGTTCCGGAAGCGAAATGAGGGCGGACGAGCGCCGCCTCCGCGCCGAATACGTCAGCGTACACGAGATCCAGCACCTCGCGTCCGCGGTCATTGTAGGCGTATCCGGTCGATCCGGAAAAATGGTAATCGCTCACCTGGTGCC from Paenibacillus macerans includes:
- a CDS encoding MerR family transcriptional regulator codes for the protein MSDEIRRNMALFPIGIVMKLTDLTARQIRYYEQHELIVPARTSGNQRMFSFNDVERLLEIKGLIDKGVNIAGIKQVMNPMSRESQEATVITKDTEEKRKEMTDSQLYRMLKQQLVTGSKPNQVSLIQGELSRFFKK
- a CDS encoding LysM peptidoglycan-binding domain-containing protein, which gives rise to MFRHSLAKVAVFLLVLSLTCTGVVTAFAASSDSGRPERELEQVVVLPGDTLWEIAVEHKPQGSDTRVYIKKLIRVNGLNSSEIKAGDILFIPLE
- the glnA gene encoding type I glutamate--ammonia ligase translates to MSYTKEDILRIAKEENVRFIRLQFTDLLGTIKNVEIPVSQLEKALDNKMMFDGSSIEGYVRIEESDMYLYPDLDTWVVFPWVTEDRVARLICDVYMPDGTPFAGDPRAILKRVLKEAEEMGYTSMNVGPEPEFFLFKTDDKGNPTTELNDQGGYFDLAPTDLGENCRREIVLTLEEMGFEIEASHHEVAPGQHEIDFKYADAVKAADQIQTFKLVVKTIARQHGLHATFMPKPLFGVNGSGMHCHQSLFRGDTNAFYEESDPLGLSKEARHYMAGILKHARAFAAITNPTVNSYKRLVPGYEAPCYVAWSSSNRSPMIRIPASRGLSTRVEVRNPDPAANPYLALAVMLKAGLDGIKKELPLVEPVDRNIYVMSEEERVEEGIPSLPADLKEALGELLRSEIISEALGDHALTHFYELKEIEWDIFRTQVHPWERDQYMTLY
- the lexA gene encoding transcriptional repressor LexA, producing MSKISSRQQAILEFIRNEVRAKGYPPSVREIGEAVGLASSSTVHGHLDRLEKKGLIRRDPTKPRAIELLNQEESESFNNFAQTVARVPVVGKVTAGVPITATENIEDYFPLPDHYTRDGEIFMLSVVGDSMIEAGIHNGDYVIVRQQQTANNGDIVVAMTEDDEATVKTFYKEKDHIRLQPENPTMEPLRLKHVTILGKVVGLFRDLN
- a CDS encoding aminotransferase class I/II-fold pyridoxal phosphate-dependent enzyme — encoded protein: MAVFSDEIVNWLKAAERKAEGRFREIDEIVDHNSWKVIEAFQRHQVSDYHFSGSTGYAYNDRGREVLDLVYADVFGAEAALVRPHFASGTHTIATALFGVLRPGDELLYITGRPYDTLHKVIGKPGDGSGSLQDFGIAYNEAELTADGTIDWKAVRGKITDRTRVIGIQRSRGYDWRDSFTVEQIGEMVREVKALKPEAIVFVDNCYGEFTEEREPTSVGADLIAGSLIKNPGGGLAETGGYICGREDLVKLASYRLTAPGIGGEVGAMLGTTRGIYQGLFLAPTIVGQAVKGSVLAAAVFERAGFESRPGWNERRTDLIQAISFSGPEQLIAFVQGIQKAAAVDGHVVPEPWDMPGYEHPVIMAAGTFIQGGSLELSADAPIRAPYIAYMQGGLTYSHVKFGLLTALQTMKDRNLL